Below is a genomic region from Sesamum indicum cultivar Zhongzhi No. 13 unplaced genomic scaffold, S_indicum_v1.0 C00519, whole genome shotgun sequence.
gTACAATCAAAACTCAATCTAATTTTCAGTTAAATATACCTATACATGTTCTTTGCattgacaaaaaaagaaaagaaaaaagagttagCTAATGTGATGCAGTTTCAATTAGTTAATCCGCCAACTTTATTGGGTGATTGCCGCAATTCTTGCATTTCTGAAGAATGTATTCTTGCACCCTGTATTCCTTACCCGCAAGAAAAAGATTGTCTTTTCTATCCCACTTGATGGGCGTTTCCACTTCTTGTTGTGCTGCTCAAGATGCTGACTTTTCATCAGACGATAGCGTGGCGCCGGAGTTATGTGGTTATAGTGAGCTGCAGCAGAGAATGCAGAGGCACGCGACCTCAGGTAGCATAAAAAAAGCTCTTGAGACGCTGAATTTCATGAGGGATAGTATTCCGGGGAAACCGACTGTTTACGACTATAATTCCATGATTAGATGCTATTTCAGGTCGGGAAATGTGGTGCTTGATGAGTTGTTTGAGGTGTATATTGGGATGAAAAGATCAGGGCCTATTCCGAATTTGTTGACTTATCAGACGCTTTTGAATGGGATTATTTCTGGTGGCGCGTTGaaagttgcaattttggtcatgGAGGAAATGGTGGCAACTGGGTTTTGGCCATCCTACACCATTTTGTCGAAGTTGTTCAAGAAGCTGTTGAAAGTAGAAAGTGTGGTGGATGCTGCTCTGGTGCTTGAAATTATGTTGAATGTCAATTGCAGCCCGAGTCAGTATGATTTAAGTGCCTTAATCCAGGGCCTTTGTAGAACTGGGATGGTTCAAAAGGCATATTTGGTATTCTTGGCACTATTGACGAAGGGATACTTTTGCGGAGGATGTATTTACAATCCCATACTATGGACTTTTTGTAAGTCAGAGCAGAGTTATGCTGCTTTAGCATTTTTCGGTTTGTTAGAAAAGAAGGGTTTTGTGCCATCTGTTTACTCATATACTGCCTTGGTTTATGCTTTTAGTAAGGAAAGGCTATGGGATGAAGCTTTTCATTTGTTGGATGAAATGGAAAATGTTGGTTGTAAGCCTAGTCTGGTAACTTATACTGTAGTTGTAAAGTTTCTCTGTGATGATGGGAAAGTCGATGAGGCGCTAAGCCTTTTGAGGAGGATGGAAGAGAAAGGATGTGATCCTGACTTGGTTGCATACAATATAGTTCTCCGGGAACTTTGCCATCAAGGTAGGGTTGTTGAAATTGGTGATCTTGTTCGAGTTATTGATCAAAAGGGTTTGTCACCTGACATGTATACTCATGCCGCTTTGGCTGGAGGCATGTTGAAAAGGGGCAAGGTGGAGATTGCCAATAAGCTGTTGCTGGACATTATTTTAAGGGACTGCGCTGTTGATgatgtcatttataatatatatctgcATTCCGTGTGCTTGAATGACGGTGCGAGAGAAGCTTTATCCATGATGCAGAGTATGGTGGAGAACGGTTTTAGACCCACTAATGTATCATACAACACAATCCTGAAGGGATTATGCAAGGAGGAACACATGGATGAAGCTCTAGCCTTATTTGACAGTGCCAACTGGCCTACCAATGGGCCTGATTTGATTTCCTTCAATACTATGCTGTCTGCTGCATGTAAACTGGGAGATTCATCCATGATAAGGCGGATTTTGTGGCGGATGGAATATGAAGGAATAAGATTTGATACTGTGAGTTCAACATGTCTGATTCAGTATTATTGTAAAATTGGGAAAATCACGGAATGCTTGAACCTTGTGGAGTCCATGGTGATTAAGGGTCCACCACCTAATACAATCACTTTTAACACTCTCCTTATTGGCCTATGCAAGAATCGACTACTTGGAATGGCAGAGAAAATGTTCAACTATTTCAAAGAAATTGGAGTTTCACCTAACACGActacatataatattctaaTGCGAGCTTCCATACGAGAAGGCAATGATTTACTGGTATATGAGCTTTCAAGGGACATGTATAGCTGGAAATTGAAGCCGGATGTTGGCACCTATGGTTGCTTCATTTATAGCATTTGTAAAGGAGGCAAGATCTCACTTGCCCTTCATCTTAGAGACCAATTGCGTGAGAATGGAATTGctcctaatatttttatttacaatacaaTAATGAAAGCCATGTTCATGAGAGGGTTGTTTTGGGAAATCATCTCTCTTTTTAAACACATGGCCATGGATGGCTGTGAACCCAATGAAGGTTCTTTTCTTATGTTGAGACAAGCAAAGCTAAACGGTTGGATGAAGGGTTTTCCTAGAGCTGTACAAGTTTTAGAGTTTGTCATGCGTGGTAACTTGTTCTGAGAATGGGAAGATATCAAATAGAGAATACAGAGCTACTGATGAAGTTGGACCTATTGCCTCATTTTGAAACCTGAGATGTCCTGCCTGAGAATATGTTTTGGCTGAAGATGCCGGTCCTCACAGTCTGCAGcagataataaaattgttgatGGAATGAAAGTGTAAGGGTGCTCACATTTATGATCTATAAGCATTCAGTATTCAGAATATCTGCATTTTGATTCTGAAGACTTGGTAAAATTAGAAATCCTCTGGAAAGTTTTCATAAATAGAAGGCAATATTAGAGGTACCTTTCTCTTCATAGTAAGTTAATCTcggttttgtttttttgggagTCCCAAGTTCTTTACTTTATATCCTTGTATGTTTCTTTTGACATCCTATTTCCCTCTTTTGGCTTTAATGACATTTGTTTAACCTTCCTTGGATTTTTAAAGCTACTTATGGCTAGACAGAGTCTGTACTCAAACTACTGCCCGCTAACAATCCTCCTGAAGTAACTCTTTACTTTTTGGCACATCTCTTTTCTAAGATTCACTGGATTTCATACTGGTTTAGACACTTGTCCTTGCCAACTGCGTCTGTTCATGCTGTTTTCCTGGTTGTTCTTTCCAGGATTTTACGTTTCATGGAACGTAGCATGCCAGTGTGGACTTTCAATGGCCTCTGGATTCAGCCCGAAGTTTCCAATGCTTTCTACACCTTGTGTGATTTATCTGTGTGAGTCTTCTAGTCACTCTATGCTTGTtacttatgtttttttattctttaaatgCTTTTGATGAAAACAAAGAGAGGTCTGGAGCTTCATGTGCAAATTTCTTAATGTTATACATCAGATTGAGGCTTCTTGTTACTTTGTTCATATGTTACCTATAGACATCGATTTTCTAGATATGACTTCATCTTCCCTTCTAGgattaaagaatattaaaacaGATTGCTTGACCAACTTCCTCTTCATGTCATTTGATTAACATAATTGTCATTCGTGAATAGCTAAATTCGACtgttgtataattatttcagaTTAAGTTCTGTGTGAATTGGCAAGTCATTGCTCTATCGCTGTGTGTGCTTGTGTTGCGTGGGCCTGGGTGTGTTTGGCTGGGTATCTCTGAAGATTATGGGCTTTACTCCCCAATTTTTCTGTTGAAATTTTGTACTTTTCTATCTAGGGTTGTCATTGTTGTGGTATTCTACTCCACTATGAATTATGAGTTATCACTCACATTTAGCCGATATCGACATACTTGGAAGGTATTACTAGAAGCTCTGCCTTTATAGCATGTTTGCTTTATGTCATGTTAATTCATTGTATTTGGTCAACTCTTATGAGTCACAGGTTACACTGTGGAACCCGAATGATTATCTATGTTCTTAATGCATATTATAGGATGCGGAtgcaatatttgattttctttgcCACAACATATATAGCATACAATTATAAACTGGAATAAACTTATTCgaaaaatcacttttcaaTACCATGTGTCACAAGCATTTTGTTTGACTGTATCTATACTCGTTCTTGTAAGATTAAGGGCCTCAGCTTGAATTTGGTTTGTCAATTTTGTGCAAACTAAAgtaatcttatatttttaagagttGTGTGGAAATCAAAAGGTTAGGTAGAAAATTTAAACACTCAACTGAAACACATATTGGCCGCTACATATAATGCATTCTGATAACATTTAGAGCCTAATGGTAACCGTTGTATCTATGGTTTCCTCTCGACTTGTTTTTCTATCAGAAAAGTGATCCTCGTTCCTTTTCATCCTACTTTGTCGATTTTTCTCCCACatttgaaaatcaagaaaatgttgaaccattgtttttataatttgtaaactTCAAAATCTAAACCCCTGTTGTGATTCTGTGAAGTGTTCTCGTTATCACTGTTGTATGTTTTAAGGCTTCTAAGAATATGAAGGATGCATGTGTAGAGTTGAATGCCAATCGAAAGAACAAaacttcattctttttgtAGATTTGCTCGTGGTTTATTCATTTTGTGGGGTTCTTTTCATGGGTCTGCTTTACAATTTTTGATGccatttatttatcattttgtatGGATGTACAGAAAATCATGTTGTCATGTTCCTTGATATCTCACTTTTATAGGTGTATCGTAGAaaattttgttagaaattCTTTACCATACAATCATAAACTATTTCTTTGTGATCTTCGATAATGGAACATTATGCCAAAATATAGGATGGTTGTCTACATgccacttttaattttttttaagggaTTTGAGAACTCTTTCTTCAATATTATGTCTCAAATTTGAGAAATGTTTTTTGAAGCAACATGCAATTTTGACAACTAAATAAtcttatatttacaaatttgtttttcttgttaaatgccttcattttctaaaacatgTACTTACCACAAGTAttttactctctctctctcgtttttttctttttttttttgtttttccttttgtctAAAACATGCTTGAATGAATTGATAttcttttgataaatttttttcttcccaaATCAGCTTCTAGTGCACAAATTTTTGTATCCAAAATTTTGTATACAAGACCTACCTAATAATTGGTAGTTTGTGAGATGCATTCATTTAATTGCTTTTGGATAAATGCTTCAGAATTCCTGGAAAGTcccaattcaatttttttttttttataagaaagcagtttttatcatttcaaaaaaGCAATTCATCTGTCCTTTTCCACATTTTGACGATTGAATGTAAGTTTTTTTCAGTTATCGAGAACACTTGAAAAATGACGTATTAATTCTGATGATTTTATCAATACAAATGTACATGCATTcgagaaataaatgaatcaaattGACATGTAGACAACTGTCAGTATTTTAGTATGTGATGTTTCATTAACGAagttcacaaataaataagttgtgatttgtataataatgattttccaacaaattttattatgatacaCCTTTAAAAGTCAAATGTCAATAACATGACATGATGtgatttttagtaaaatttgtacaaaattttaaatatatgatgttaAAAAATTCTGCAAAAGCAAACCCTTGAAACAAATCCAacatattgaataaattaggAATAAGTTTGCCAAAAGATTGGAGTATTGTTCTCGAAAGAGGTATTCTTCTCAATTTGCATCCATTGTATTCTTGGAGgcttaaaaaattcatgtacctgttcttttcaaattagaaTAGTGAGAACTTGGACATTTTATAGAGACCAAAGCAGACTTTCGGATTTTGAAgtgtacaaataaaaatacaatggcTTTTCAACTTTTTGGATTTTCAAATAAGGGAGAAGTTGACAAAGCGGAAACACATAGGAACATTGGTCACTTTTTTTGTGTTAGaagaagagggagagagagcaACAACGTAGATACATAAGTTGGCATTTGGTTTTGAATGTTGTTGAAGTACATTGTGTGTTCAGTagagtatttaaattttctacatTAACCTTAGCCACACAACTCTTGGGGGTACGAGGTTATTTAGGCAAGCACACGTGACAAATCAGTGACGGGCTTCGAGTCCCTCGACCTTAATTAACGAGTATAGATAGATTGCATATGGTTTCTCATTCTTTGCcttttgtttatcttttcaGGCTTACATGATGACATGTCGTACGATACGACACAATGCTGTTGAAGATGATCTCGacacaagaaaaaatctgTCGAGGAACAACGCTAATGAAGATGATCTCAGCACAAGAAAAGACCTTTTTTGTTAAAGATGATCTTGACACGAGTCCAAGGACATTTGGAGCTCTTTGTTGTAGAGACTAGTCTTGCCTATTGTAAATTAGAATACTAATGTAAAGACTATTTTTTTAGCCAAggaaataaaagttttgatcaaaagattttgatatttattacTTCAAAACTTGTTTCTGAGAACATAGTATTGAAAATCCATTCGAAATTGATTGCAACACAAGCACCAAACCTGTAATATAATCATCACTTTTCCCTTCGAAAATACACGAGTAaacatcaagaaaagaaaaaaacaatggAGGATATAATAGAAATCACAATTTATGGCGCTTTTATTTGTGGCTGATTGTTGGCGTTATAACTGTGCTTGTTGATGGAGTtccaaattaatcaatttcagATCCATCGGAGTATGATTCCATCGTTTAAACACAATGTTGCCAAACCAAGCTGCCTTCAATTCCTCTACTTCTTGCAAAACTATGAATGCTACTCTAAATGGCATTGAGGAATGAGTCTCTTGATGCTATGATTGTGTTAGGTATAAATCTGCAGAAACTAAACCAAACCTAAAGAACAAAAACAGGCCTATCAATTATTATAGATTTTGATAGGGTACAAAAACCCTCTATACAAcaattttatagaataaaaataaagatctATACAagtataaaactaaaaatacagtaaatattaaaataatagagaaAGGGTAGGAGATCACAATGATTTACAGGAACAAGGCTCAAAAGGGTAGATCCAGTCAGTCAATGTAAATCCAAAAGCCACCAAGGACACAACCCACGCTCACGGTTGTTTGGAATCACAGAGCCACAAAGGCTATTATATTAACCTAGGGCCATAAAGACTTAGATCCACACAAGATTAGTCAACCACTAAAGCTTGTTCACGAAGAACTTTAAAGAACATAGAAGGAGATTAGAGAGAGGAGAAGGGTTTCAAGTTCTGGTAACAAACCAGACTGAAGCCAACTATAGATAAAGGAACAACCCATTTAATACTAGAAGAAGATCGAGGATAAATGGCGGTGaagagaaaattaagaaacgGCGAAAGAGACCCAACATCAGAGAAAGAAGAGTGAGAGAAAAGATTGAGCGAAACGATGCTTCGAGAAAGGGATTAGGGTTATGACAGAGAGAGGAAGAGACAGAACTATTCAAAAAAGGGAGGAAGCGGGTCGACCTAGTGGGCTGGGTCAGGATAAATGGGCCAAGCATCATAAGACAGACCAATCCCAGTCATCCAGTGGGATGGGCTGGGCCCAGGGATTTGGGCCACATGACTTTTTGCTATGTGAAAAAATTGTGACTTTTTGCTTTAAGaaaccaatttcttttattaaccCTTCAAGCCAAATGGCTTCCTTAAAAGCTTATGTGGTAGCAATATATTCAACTTTTATTGTAGATAATGCAACAATATAGTGAAGTTGAGATTTTCATCCAATGTATGCACCACATAAGCTAAACACATAAGAAGTAGTAGGTTTCCTACTATCCCTATCATTTACATATAGAGTCAACAAATTCGACTAAGTTCACACCTTCAGCacacttagtaaattttatCCTAGCATTTATGGAACCATTCAAGTATTGTAGCAACCATTTAAGAGCCTCCCAATGAGGAAAACCGCATTTGACATATATTTACTTGGACAACTGACTGcattaagtaataaaataaattgtataatgcatacaatattattattattagattaaataatgagaatcaccaattttttacataaatttataagtaatatagtaatataattagtaaaatgtacaaaaaaaaaaatcatactgaacagtttaaagttattaaaaagtatcaattatctaaaataatgcaattaaaatacataaaaatattttatagttgacattaatatatgttcacaatctgcagtaaatttatatatttataaatgttagtattacattgatgtgactatcatcttacattgttgaacaacatgggttagTCGGATCATTAAAATTCAAACCAGACcattagatatgatcaaacttacagaaGAATAcacttggtaaagttttagacttattcgATATACAGATGTTAAGATATCGTACTTGgaacaaaagaataataattcaagTCGGTGTATTATAGAATTAGGCCATGTGATGTTAAATCAAACTGTCCGATATGATTTTATGGAcatagttttatatatatttatatttgatgtgaGTCGGGTGAccagattttaaaatattttaagtgttgattaaatttttttatctcattaaatatataataaaataataatcaaaattattcaaccatcactattattatcattatcattatttttagattaattcatagaaattactaaattttgacataaatttataaataattaaatagattgcataatgcatagCATGTAtcctgatataaatataaactcaaaaatagataaaaaatcataagtgaattacttgtcaattttaaaaaagtataacgtaataca
It encodes:
- the LOC105155187 gene encoding pentatricopeptide repeat-containing protein At1g63330-like, yielding MYSCTLYSLPARKRLSFLSHLMGVSTSCCAAQDADFSSDDSVAPELCGYSELQQRMQRHATSGSIKKALETLNFMRDSIPGKPTVYDYNSMIRCYFRSGNVVLDELFEVYIGMKRSGPIPNLLTYQTLLNGIISGGALKVAILVMEEMVATGFWPSYTILSKLFKKLLKVESVVDAALVLEIMLNVNCSPSQYDLSALIQGLCRTGMVQKAYLVFLALLTKGYFCGGCIYNPILWTFCKSEQSYAALAFFGLLEKKGFVPSVYSYTALVYAFSKERLWDEAFHLLDEMENVGCKPSLVTYTVVVKFLCDDGKVDEALSLLRRMEEKGCDPDLVAYNIVLRELCHQGRVVEIGDLVRVIDQKGLSPDMYTHAALAGGMLKRGKVEIANKLLLDIILRDCAVDDVIYNIYLHSVCLNDGAREALSMMQSMVENGFRPTNVSYNTILKGLCKEEHMDEALALFDSANWPTNGPDLISFNTMLSAACKLGDSSMIRRILWRMEYEGIRFDTVSSTCLIQYYCKIGKITECLNLVESMVIKGPPPNTITFNTLLIGLCKNRLLGMAEKMFNYFKEIGVSPNTTTYNILMRASIREGNDLLVYELSRDMYSWKLKPDVGTYGCFIYSICKGGKISLALHLRDQLRENGIAPNIFIYNTIMKAMFMRGLFWEIISLFKHMAMDGCEPNEGSFLMLRQAKLNGWMKGFPRAVQVLEFVMRGNLF